Proteins from one Emys orbicularis isolate rEmyOrb1 chromosome 2, rEmyOrb1.hap1, whole genome shotgun sequence genomic window:
- the FRAT2 gene encoding GSK-3-binding protein FRAT2, producing MPCLPGERFLLLERSVAVGQAGSKDVDALVAKLGEVLQLSAQRAPAPRGPKHPPPTTARGRAAPYSPRGSGLLVPRGPPPLQPHQPAEPQRPGKNSQRVAKQLCGRGWLRSASHRRKRPGPGEAPGEEEDPHRLLQQLILSGNLIKEAVRRLQLAAAAVATTTTGGSGEGEAAALQPLQ from the coding sequence ATGCCCTGCCTGCCCGGGGAGCGCTTTCTGCTGCTGGAGCGCTCGGTCGCCGTGGGGCAGGCGGGCTCCAAGGACGTGGACGCGCTGGTGGCCAAGCTGGGCGAGGTGCTGCAGCTAAGCGCCCAGCGGGCACCGGCCCCCCGCGGCCCCAAGCACCCGCCGCCCACCACCGCCCGGGGCCGCGCCGCTCCCTACTCCCCCCGCGGCAGCGGCCTCCTGGTCCCGCGGGGCCCGCCCCCCCTGCAGCCGCACCAGCCCGCGGAGCCCCAGCGGCCGGGCAAGAATAGCCAGCGAGTGGCCAAGCAGCTGTGCGGCCGGGGCTGGCTGCGGAGCGCCTCCCACAGAAGGAAGCGGCCGGGACCCGGGGAAGCGCCCGGCGAAGAGGAGGATCCGCACCGGCTCCTGCAGCAGCTCATCCTCTCCGGGAACCTCATCAAGGAGGCCGTCAGGCGCCTGCAGCTGGCGGCGGCGGCCGTGGCCACAACAACCACCGGCggcagcggggagggggaagcagcagccctgcagcctctgcaataG